In a genomic window of Roseiflexus castenholzii DSM 13941:
- a CDS encoding helix-turn-helix domain-containing protein has translation MRLDLSSKRARKLIREHDLSEEEILQIVASARINLATFDPEYRTNVTQIAEDLRKSRPTIYGWADRALAATIQSLRNIRTGRPPKERERNESEA, from the coding sequence ATGCGACTCGATCTGAGCAGCAAGCGAGCCAGGAAACTCATCCGCGAACACGACCTGAGTGAGGAAGAGATTTTACAGATCGTTGCATCGGCGCGCATCAATCTGGCGACGTTCGATCCCGAGTACCGCACCAACGTCACTCAGATTGCTGAAGATCTGCGTAAAAGTCGCCCGACGATCTACGGGTGGGCGGATCGGGCGCTGGCAGCCACCATCCAATCGCTGCGCAATATTCGGACAGGGCGCCCTCCCAAAGAACGTGAGCGCAATGAGAGCGAAGCGTAA
- a CDS encoding Hsp20/alpha crystallin family protein — protein MTNLTRWDPFQEMMTLREAMNQLFEESFVRPDLARGGFVPALDLSETEDAYLVEAAVPGLKPEDLEVTVENNLLTIKGEIKQESQETKRNYHRIERRYGAFQRQVALPRSVKADAIKATLNNGVLRLEIPKAEEVKPRRILINPTSN, from the coding sequence CTCGCTGGGATCCCTTCCAGGAAATGATGACCCTGCGTGAGGCGATGAATCAGTTGTTCGAGGAAAGCTTCGTGCGCCCCGATCTGGCGCGGGGTGGTTTCGTTCCGGCGCTCGACCTGAGCGAAACCGAGGACGCCTATCTGGTCGAGGCGGCGGTGCCTGGGCTCAAGCCTGAAGACCTGGAGGTGACGGTTGAGAACAACCTGCTGACGATCAAGGGCGAAATCAAGCAAGAGTCGCAGGAGACGAAGCGCAACTATCATCGCATCGAGCGGCGTTACGGCGCCTTCCAGCGCCAGGTTGCCCTGCCGCGCTCAGTCAAGGCTGATGCCATCAAAGCGACGCTGAATAATGGCGTCCTGCGCCTGGAGATCCCTAAGGCTGAGGAGGTCAAGCCGCGCCGGATTCTGATCAACCCGACGAGCAACTGA